The Candidatus Methylomirabilota bacterium genomic interval CAGCAATCTCTGCCGGTTGATCACCATCGGGCGGCTGCGTTCTCCTAAAGGAAGCTCCTCCGTCACATGGGATGAGGTCTGTCGACACGCAAGCGGCCTGATCGCACTGTGGGGCGATATGAGCGTAGGGGCGGGGTCACCCCGCCCCTACAGGGCAGGCGAAACCGATCCTGACGACGTAGCCGGCCCACTGCGTGAGGCCTTCGGCGATCGGCTCTACGCGCTCCTCGCTCGTCATCGTCAGGCCGACGAGATCCGGATGGAGGCGCGGCTGCGCGCGCGTGCCGCTCGCTACGACCTGCCCCTTGTCGCGGCTACCGAGATGCTCTACCATACCTCAGCCCGTCGCCCCCTCCAGGATGTACTGACCGCGATCCGCCACGGCGTCGCCGTCTCGACCGCCGGTCGTCAACTCAAACCCAACGCCGAACATTACCTCAAATCGCCTCATGAATTTGCGACCCTGTTCGCGGACGATCCGGCGGCTGTCGCCCGAACCGAGGAGATAGCCGACCGCTGCACCTTCTCCCTGGCCGAGCTTCGGTACCGCTACCCCTCGGAGCGTCTTCCGAACGGCACCACCCCTTCGGCTTTGCTCAGGGCAGGCTCCGCCCAGCGGCTGCGGCAACTCACCTTCGAGGGGGCCAGGCGCCACTATGACGGTAAGGTTCCGCCCGACGTCGTCAGGCAGCTTGAGACAGAGCTGCACCTTATTGACGCCCTCGACTATCCGGGCTACTTCCTGACCATGTGGGAAATCGTCGAGTTCTGCCGGCAGCGCGGCATCCTTTGTCAAGGGCGGGGCTCGGCGGCCAACTCGGCGGTCTGCTACTGCCTCGGTATCACGGCCATCGACCCGGTACGGATGGGGCTCTTATTCGAGCGGTTCATCTCCCGCGAGCGCGCCGAGCCGCCCGACATCGACCTGGACATCCAGCACAACCGGCGCGAGGAGGTGATCCAGCACGTCTACGACACCTACGGCCGCTCCCATGCTGCGATGGTGGTCAACGTGATCCGCTACCGACCTCGATCGGCGGTCCGCGACGTAGGCAAGGCGCTCGGCCTGCCGGAAACCTCCATGGATCGCCTGACCCGGCTCCTGTCCCACCATGGCGACATCACGTCTGAGGCGCTGCGACAGGCCGGACTCGATCCCGAGACGCCGCTGCACCGGCATCTGCTGCGCCTCACGAATGAGATCCTGGAGGTGCCCCGCCACCTCTCCATCCACCCCGGCGGCTTTCTGCTGGGCCACGATCCGATCTGGACCATCGTCCCCGTCGAGAACGCCACCATGCCGGGCCGCACAGTGATCCAGTGGGACAAGGACGACCTGGAGGCGCTGGGCCTCTTCAAGGTGGACCTGCTGGGACTGGGGGCGCTCAGCCACCTCGATCTCTGCTTCCGCC includes:
- the dnaE2 gene encoding error-prone DNA polymerase (DNA polymerase involved in damage-induced mutagenesis and translesion synthesis. It is not the major replicative DNA polymerase.), whose amino-acid sequence is MASHSYTPLWCKSYFSFLEGASHPEELVEEAYRLRLKTLALTDRDGVYGIVRAHVKARELGLHLIVGAQIALADHSNLVLLAQDRNGYSNLCRLITIGRLRSPKGSSSVTWDEVCRHASGLIALWGDMSVGAGSPRPYRAGETDPDDVAGPLREAFGDRLYALLARHRQADEIRMEARLRARAARYDLPLVAATEMLYHTSARRPLQDVLTAIRHGVAVSTAGRQLKPNAEHYLKSPHEFATLFADDPAAVARTEEIADRCTFSLAELRYRYPSERLPNGTTPSALLRAGSAQRLRQLTFEGARRHYDGKVPPDVVRQLETELHLIDALDYPGYFLTMWEIVEFCRQRGILCQGRGSAANSAVCYCLGITAIDPVRMGLLFERFISRERAEPPDIDLDIQHNRREEVIQHVYDTYGRSHAAMVVNVIRYRPRSAVRDVGKALGLPETSMDRLTRLLSHHGDITSEALRQAGLDPETPLHRHLLRLTNEILEVPRHLSIHPGGFLLGHDPIWTIVPVENATMPGRTVIQWDKDDLEALGLFKVDLLGLGALSHLDLCFRLLKQHRGLELDMAGIPPNDPATFEMIQRADTVGVFQIESRAQMAMLPRLQPRSFYDLVIEVSIVRPGPITGGMVHPYLRRRRGEEPVLYPHPSLQPVLEKTLGVPLFQEQVMRLAMIAADYTPGEADQLRRDMAAWRRSGQIERHRERLISRMQAKGIAVEFAERVFSQIRGFGEYGFPEAHAASFALIAYATAWLKRHYPAEFTCALLNAQPMGFYAPATIVEDAKRHGLIVRPVDAQASAWDCTMEPCPQSTGGFAVQMGLRYVKGLGEGDWKRIEDTRRIAPFTSLADFIHRTELNKGVLAALAEAGAFEGFGSSGAAQDRLDRRAALWEAMGTQSRVTPLPTVVQEASPAFTPLGAA